GCATGAATAATACATGACTAATTGGGATCCTGCCAGCTGAGTGGTTCCGGGTGTCTCATGGCACGTATCCCGGGCCTCTCATCGCCCGCCCCGGCTTCTCTCCCGTCAGCTCGCCGTCTCTGACGACCGCCACCCCGTTCACGAAAACGTGCTCCATGCCCACGGAATAGTGGAAGGGATCCTCGAACGTCGCTCGACCGTTGATCGTCTCGGGATCGAAGGCGATGACGTCGGCAAAGTAGCCTTCTTTCAGCAATCCCCGCTCGCGCAGGCCGAGGATCTCCGCGGGATGGGCGGCAAGCTTCTGGATGGCTTCCTCCCAGCTCATGAGCTTCTCGTCGCGGACGTACGTGCCGAGCCAGCGAGGGAAGGTGCCCAGGTGCCGGGGATGCACGAGCGGGGGAAGGTGTTCCGTCTGCAGGTCCAGGGCGCTTCCATCGGTTCCTCCCGTCACGTAGGGTTTGGCCATGACCTGGCGCAGTGTCTCCTCTTCGTTGTTCCAGTCGATCACGATGCCCCGGCCTTCCTGCTCGAGGACCACGTCCATGAAGACTTCCTCCGGGGGCTGACCGCGCATCTCCGAGACTTCAGAGACCAGCTTCCCGTTGATCTCCGGGTCTCGGACTCCCAGGCGGATGTGGTGCCAGCCGATGTTCGCGAAGTAGGGGGGCTCGGTGACGAAGCCAGCGGCAATAAGCGTCCTCTGCTCGGGATCGCGCAATCTCTCGAGCATCGCCTCGCGGCCGTCGGCCTGGGCCCAGGCGGGGATGTAGTCCGCGAGTCCGGTGATGCCCCACGTATAGGTATAGCTGTCGCCGGTTACGCTCATGCCTCGGGCCCGCGCCGCTTCGATCTGGGAGAGGAACTCGTCGGCACGAGTCGAAGACGTCGAGTTCAAATGGAAGAAGTGCACGGCAGCGTTCGCCTTCTCACCAACCTGAAGCGCCTCGGCGATGGCTTCCGGATCGGTACCGTTCATCGTGCGAGCGTGGTTGGCGAAGAGCCCTCCCATCTCCGCCGCGACGCGAACTAGGGAGGCGAGCTCGTCGGTGGTCATGTAGATATTCGGAACGTAGCTCATCCCCGCGGACACGCCCAGCGCGCCCTCTCGCATCGCCTGGCGAATCATTTCTTTCATTTCTTCGAGCTCGGCGTCGGTGGGGGCCCGGTCCTCGTAGCCCATCACGTTGGCGCGGATGCCCCCCGATCCGACATACGAGGCCACGTTGATGTCCGTCCCCAACCCCTCCAGATAGTCGAGAAACTCACCGAAGCTCGTCCACTTGCCCCGAAGCGCCTCGGGAAGATCCGTTTCCCGCTTTCCGCCGAGCGGTCCCATGCTCTCCGTCTCGCCGTAGACCTCGGTCGTCACCCCCTGAAGCGCGAACGA
The nucleotide sequence above comes from Vicinamibacteria bacterium. Encoded proteins:
- a CDS encoding D-aminoacylase translates to MLRKGFFLLFLLVATSCKEAPTHSVVLRGGMLFDGTGAPGIRGDLAISGDRIVAMGDVPGTGATEIDASGLYVAPGFTDMHSHSEVDRMLNDGRGPSFALQGVTTEVYGETESMGPLGGKRETDLPEALRGKWTSFGEFLDYLEGLGTDINVASYVGSGGIRANVMGYEDRAPTDAELEEMKEMIRQAMREGALGVSAGMSYVPNIYMTTDELASLVRVAAEMGGLFANHARTMNGTDPEAIAEALQVGEKANAAVHFFHLNSTSSTRADEFLSQIEAARARGMSVTGDSYTYTWGITGLADYIPAWAQADGREAMLERLRDPEQRTLIAAGFVTEPPYFANIGWHHIRLGVRDPEINGKLVSEVSEMRGQPPEEVFMDVVLEQEGRGIVIDWNNEEETLRQVMAKPYVTGGTDGSALDLQTEHLPPLVHPRHLGTFPRWLGTYVRDEKLMSWEEAIQKLAAHPAEILGLRERGLLKEGYFADVIAFDPETINGRATFEDPFHYSVGMEHVFVNGVAVVRDGELTGEKPGRAMRGPGYVP